CGAAGGACCCGCAGGAGCCGCAGGGCTCCGCCGGCGCGAAGCCGGTCTCCGAGGAGGCCGCCAAGGCCGCCGCGACCCCGGTGCTGGCCGCCGCGGGTCAGGCCGGCGCGAAGCTGGACGCCCGCCTCGCGCAGGGCTCGGCCCGGGTGGTGACGGCGGACCCGGTGATCGGGGACCTGCCGACGCAGGGCTGGTCCAGCAAGGTGAGCGTGGGTCCGGACTCCCGGGTGGTGACGGCGAGCGGCGAACTGAAGACGCCGGTCCGGGCCGCCGAGCAGTCGGTGGTCGGGGCCGTCGAGGCGCTGGCCCGGCTGAACGCCGGGAAGTCGGGGTCGAACGGCGCGGGTACGGGCCCGAGCGGCTGCGCGACCTCGGTGCCGCTGACTCCGGACACCCCGGTCGGGGCGACCGACACGCTGCCCTGCAACCCGGAGCCGCGCCCGATGAAGCCGCCGCGGACGGAGACCGTACGGGGCGCCGTGCTCGGGTTGGCGCCCGGGACCGTCGACGGTACGCGGGGCCTGGTCCCGGCCTGGCACTTCGAGGTGGCCGGCAAGGACGGCGCGGCGGGCCACACGGTGGTCCAGCCGGCCTCGGCCGAGGAGAGCACCGCTCCGGCGCCGGTCCCGCCGACGGGTGGACGCACCGTGCCCGGGTTCTCGTACGCCGAGGCCGACCGGAAGCTGACCGTGAACTTCTGGGGCGGGGTGTGCAGCGCGTACGCCGTGGAGGCGCGCGAGGAGGGCGGGTCGGTACTGGTGAAGATCACCGACACCCCGAACAAGCCGGGCCAGAACTGCATCATGATCGCGGAGGAGATGTCCCGGACGGTGACCCTCAAGGAGCCGCTCGGCGACCGGAAGGTGGTCGACGCGACCACGGGCAAGCCGCTCCCCCGCGGCTGAGCCGGAGGGATCCCGCCGCGGCGGGATCCCGACAGGCGAGCCCCGACGTGCGAGAGGGCCCGCGCACCAGTCGTACTCGACCGGTGCGCGGGCCCTCGTCGTACAGGCTTAGCTGAACGAGTCGCCGCAGGCGCAGGAGCCGGTGGCGTTCGGGTTGTCGATGGTGAAGCCCTGCTTCTCGATGGTGTCGACGAAGTCGATGGAGGCCCCGTGGAGGTAGGGCGAGCTCATCCGGTCCGTGACGACCTTGACGCCGTCGAAGTCCTTGACGACGTCGCCGTCGAGGGAGCGCTCGTCGAAGAAGAGCTGGTAGCGCAGGCCCGAGCAGCCACCGGGCTGGACGGCCACGCGCAGCGCCAGGTCCTCACGGCCTTCCTGCTCCAGCAGGGTCTTGACCTTCACGGCGGCGGCGTCGGACAGGAGGATGCCGTCGCTCACAGTGGTCTTGTCGTCCTGTACGGACATCTGCATTCACTCCCGAAGTGGGCGGCTCCCCGCCGGAGGCTGGGGAAACGTCGGACTCTTGCCGTCGGTGGCAACCAGCGCGATGGCGGATTCATTCCGGGTCCCGCACCTTGTCTCGATATTCATGCTCGCACACCGGCACGGGGGGACGAACCTGACGGACGGGAGAGTTGCGGGGCGGGGCGAATTCGTCACATCGACGCTATCGGGCATCGTCAAACTGACGTGAAGCGGTTATGATAGATAACGTCAAATAGACGAGAAGTCGAAGCGCTTCCTCGGAAGTACCTAGTCGCAGAACAGAAAGGGTGCGTGTCGTGACCACCGCCCAGCCTTTGGACGTCCAGCCGACGCCCCTTGCCCTGCTGCTGCTCGGCCGCGAAGCCGACCCCAAGAGCGAGCGCGGGGTGGAGTGCCCCGGCGACCTGCCCTCGCCGTCGGACCCGAACCTGGTGGCCCGCGCCCGCGCGGCCAAGGAGAAGCTCGGGGACAAGGTCTTCATCCTCGGCCACCACTACCAGCGCGACGAGGTCATCGAGTTCGCGGACGTGACCGGCGACTCGTTCAAGCTGGCGAAGGACGCGGCCGCCAAGCCGGAGGCCGAGTACATCGTCTTCTGCGGCGTCCACTTCATGGCCGAGTCCGCGGACATCCTCACCTCCGACGACCAGAAGGTCGTCCTTCCCGACCTCGCGGCCGGCTGCTCGATGGCCGACATGGCCACCGCCGAGCAGGTCGCGGAGTGCTGGGACGTGCTGACCGAGGCCGGGATCGCGGGCGACACCGTGCCGGTCTCCTACATGAACTCCTCGGCCGACATCAAGGCCTTCACCGGCAAGCACGGCGGCACGATCTGCACGTCGTCCAACGCCAAG
This region of Streptomyces sp. NBC_00513 genomic DNA includes:
- the erpA gene encoding iron-sulfur cluster insertion protein ErpA, producing MSVQDDKTTVSDGILLSDAAAVKVKTLLEQEGREDLALRVAVQPGGCSGLRYQLFFDERSLDGDVVKDFDGVKVVTDRMSSPYLHGASIDFVDTIEKQGFTIDNPNATGSCACGDSFS